A DNA window from Polyodon spathula isolate WHYD16114869_AA chromosome 18, ASM1765450v1, whole genome shotgun sequence contains the following coding sequences:
- the LOC121331150 gene encoding gastrula zinc finger protein XlCGF7.1-like — translation MESVYIKQEDVLGLVPICIKEEETELEPIHIKEEETELELDDIATDIGELGVIHIKEEETELQPVHIQEESADLLFKESIKTSRPKTLHQCTECGKLFSQLGNLKIHQRIHTGDKPHSCTECGKCFNESGHLKTHLRIHTGDKPHHCTACGKSFSQLGSLKRHQRIHSGDRPYLCTECGESFRESGILKRHQRIHTGEKPYHCSECEESFNQLGSLKIHQRIHTKEKPHQCAECGKSFSESGNFKRHQRVHTGEKPYHCPKCGRRFGFSGQVKRHKCQC, via the coding sequence ATGGagtctgtttacattaaacaggaggaTGTTCTGGGATTGGTACCCATCtgcattaaagaggaagagactgaactggagcctatccacattaaagaagaggagactgaactagAATTGGATGATATTGCAACAGACATAGGGGAGCTGGGGGTtatccacattaaagaggaagagactgaactgcagCCTGTCCACATTCAAGAGGAGTCTGCTGATTTGTTGTTTAAGGAATCAATAAAAACATCCCGGCCAAAGACATTGCATcaatgtactgaatgtgggaagctcttcagtcagttaggaaacctaaaaatacaccaacgaattcacacgGGAGACAAACCGCATTCCTGTACTGAATGTGGGAAGTGCTTCAATGAGTCAGGACACCTAAAAACACACCTACGAATTCATACAGGAGACAAACCACATCACTGTACTGcatgtgggaagagcttcagtcagttaggaagcctgaaaagacaccagcgaattcacagtGGAGATAGACCATACCTCTGCACTGAATGTGGAGAGAGTTTTAGAGAGTCTGGAAtcctaaaaagacaccagcgaatacacactggagagaaaccatatcactgctCTGAATGTGAGGAGAGTTTCAATCAGTTAGGAAGCCTaaaaatacaccagcgaattcatacGAAAGAGAAGCCACATCAGTGTGctgaatgtgggaagagtttcagtgaGTCAGGAAActttaaaagacaccagcgagTTCACACAGGGGAAAAGCCGTATCACTGTCCAAAATGTGGTAGGAGATTTGGTTTCTCCGGTCAAGTAAAGAGGCATAAATGCCAGTGTTAA